The genomic DNA TTATAGTCCGAACGATTACTGTCGGGAACTTCTTTAGAAGGTCGTGATTAATCGTATTTAATTTTTCTTCATTGATATGCTCTCACTCTTCCAAAGTGAGGGTCACGACTTGTTGATTGATTTTCGCTGGTTGGTTGGCTGCTGGCATTGGTCCCTCTCGGACGGTTATATTGCCTAGGTTCCTTCTGCTCGTCATTAGTATTACTTTTCCGTACACGAAATCTTAAAGCGAGGTAATTGCACCAACCGCTCAAGCGGAAAGAACGGAGAAATCTCCGGCGTTTTGAATAAAAAAAGCATGTAGCCGGTCGTCTGAAATTCAGACCCGGTCTACATGCTTTTTTTAATGATCTTCGACAGGTTCGTTAGGAAGGATCAATGTTACGATATAAGCAAGGATCGTGACAGCTACGGATAAGATCAATCCCTGCATGAAATCGAATTTTCCGCCACTCATGTTGGCTACAACATAAGTCAGCATCTCGGTCAGTGCAAATGCCCAAAAGAACATCCAGAAAAATTTCACGGTTACACCCCGTTTCTATATAATTGGCTGAAAAAGCCTATGTAAACATTCATAATCTCCTCTATACTACCACAGCTTCAGCTTTTAATAAATGGCGAAAATGTGAAATGTAAACCCTATCATTTTATTCTCTTCATCATGAATTCCTTCATTAATGGGCTAATCCCCTTTCCGATATAGGAACCTCGCATACACTATAGTACCTTGGAAAAAGGAGAATTTCAGATGTAT from Rossellomorea marisflavi includes the following:
- a CDS encoding DUF2929 family protein, which encodes MKFFWMFFWAFALTEMLTYVVANMSGGKFDFMQGLILSVAVTILAYIVTLILPNEPVEDH